A stretch of the Bacillus sp. FJAT-18017 genome encodes the following:
- a CDS encoding NAD-dependent epimerase/dehydratase family protein — protein sequence MKKALVLGGTRFFGVHLVESLLENDFEVTVATRGNTTPRFSKKVNLIVVDRTKPESVKRAFKNTKWDIVFDQICYTPNDALLAIEVFGEKTKKYVFTSTKSVYDSLDSKPSYVESDFDPYTYNFTLDSNNDLAYGEGKRQAEAVFFQKAPFDVAAVRIPIVMGPEDYTGRLDFHIKKVLAGEDIFFPDIEAEMDYILSKEVGRFIAWAGTSDVTGPINGSSNGTVKMKEIISLIEEATGKKAHLAKEATDENHSPYGVRASWIMSNEKARGKGFEFSDVHQWLPDLIMKSAEKLDNKG from the coding sequence ATGAAAAAGGCATTAGTATTAGGAGGAACGCGGTTTTTTGGCGTGCATTTAGTGGAGTCATTGCTGGAGAATGATTTTGAAGTTACAGTGGCGACTAGGGGAAACACAACACCGCGCTTTTCTAAAAAAGTAAATTTGATCGTTGTTGACCGTACAAAACCAGAAAGCGTCAAGCGTGCTTTTAAAAATACAAAATGGGATATAGTATTCGATCAAATTTGCTACACACCTAATGATGCTCTTCTAGCAATAGAGGTTTTCGGAGAGAAAACTAAAAAGTATGTTTTCACTTCGACTAAGTCTGTATATGACAGCCTGGATTCTAAGCCATCTTATGTGGAATCTGACTTTGACCCATATACATATAACTTTACCTTGGACAGCAATAATGACCTTGCATATGGGGAAGGAAAGCGGCAAGCAGAGGCAGTGTTCTTTCAGAAGGCACCGTTCGATGTGGCCGCAGTTAGAATACCAATTGTTATGGGACCGGAGGATTATACTGGCAGGCTTGATTTTCATATTAAAAAGGTTCTTGCAGGAGAAGATATCTTTTTCCCGGATATTGAAGCCGAAATGGATTATATCCTGTCAAAAGAAGTAGGCCGTTTTATCGCCTGGGCTGGTACCTCCGATGTTACTGGTCCAATTAATGGGAGTTCCAATGGAACGGTAAAAATGAAAGAAATTATTTCTTTAATTGAAGAGGCCACTGGAAAAAAGGCCCACCTTGCAAAGGAAGCAACCGATGAAAATCACTCTCCATATGGAGTTAGAGCCTCATGGATAATGAGCAATGAAAAAGCGAGGGGAAAAGGATTTGAGTTTTCCGACGTTCATCAATGGCTCCCAGATTTAATTATGAAATCTGCCGAAAAGCTTGATAATAAAGGATAA
- a CDS encoding HAD-IA family hydrolase → MNFLWDFDGTIFDTYPSYSKLFSEITGNRISEEEAFAQLKVSFGHAFSHFELSNEESTRMRREVRLIGIDKFKPFPGVKEVLKKAEINVIMTHKEKEDVDKVLEYHGLSGHFTEIVGQEDGFPRKPDPAAYRYLHNKYQIDLAIGDRALDLEPARILGIRTLSFQNRDAKADFYLDDYRDFSEKIVPLL, encoded by the coding sequence ATGAATTTTTTATGGGATTTTGATGGAACAATATTTGATACATATCCTTCTTATTCAAAATTGTTTAGTGAAATTACCGGAAATCGTATTTCAGAGGAGGAGGCGTTTGCCCAGCTTAAGGTTTCGTTTGGTCATGCCTTTTCACATTTTGAACTGTCAAATGAGGAGAGCACCCGAATGAGAAGGGAAGTCAGGCTGATTGGCATAGATAAATTCAAGCCCTTTCCTGGAGTGAAAGAGGTCTTAAAGAAGGCAGAAATAAACGTCATCATGACTCATAAGGAAAAAGAGGATGTCGACAAAGTCCTGGAGTATCACGGACTGAGCGGCCACTTTACGGAAATTGTCGGACAAGAAGATGGTTTTCCGAGGAAGCCGGATCCTGCCGCATACCGATATCTTCATAACAAATATCAGATTGATCTAGCAATTGGTGATAGGGCGCTTGACCTTGAACCAGCGCGCATTCTTGGTATCCGGACACTTTCTTTTCAGAATAGGGATGCTAAAGCGGACTTTTACCTTGATGACTATCGTGACTTTTCTGAAAAAATAGTGCCTCTGCTCTGA
- a CDS encoding DUF3243 domain-containing protein, with protein MEKDHAMHKDGDFDASKVDEVVDRIDQDQMYDKLQDFNEFKNYLGKRVELGKRLGMDEEQLAVGAQKVANYLADNAQPQNREEALLLELWNAGNEEERHMLAHMLVKWAGSE; from the coding sequence ATGGAAAAGGACCATGCAATGCACAAAGATGGCGATTTTGATGCCTCAAAAGTAGATGAAGTTGTTGACCGAATCGATCAGGATCAAATGTATGATAAACTTCAAGATTTTAACGAATTTAAAAACTATCTTGGCAAACGTGTAGAACTTGGCAAGCGGCTCGGGATGGATGAGGAGCAGTTAGCCGTTGGAGCCCAAAAGGTCGCAAATTATCTTGCCGATAATGCCCAGCCGCAAAACCGTGAAGAAGCACTGTTATTGGAGCTTTGGAACGCCGGGAATGAAGAAGAACGCCATATGCTTGCACATATGCTTGTAAAATGGGCGGGTAGTGAATAA
- a CDS encoding STAS domain-containing protein — protein MPMKLSELKQHFSDKIEENSELLTEILMKEMSQFYNYEFVNEEAKERTTRYFYDLVRMVSEGLKDEDVKEQAFKWGEGIGFYSVENNGDLGNTIKGATVYKNVIWSFIFEEGKKINAEPDDMLHVISEIDHIFNMMVHGFSTAFTSNAEKLLKESRDLYLKISVPIVPITQKLAVLPLIGEINEMRSETLIVDTLDTCVNKRLETLVIDLSGVVEVDLIGIEVLFKLLRSLNLLGVKPVITGMRGEISKTFVNLGINLENIAIHSNLEQALKELEFF, from the coding sequence ATGCCTATGAAACTAAGTGAGCTTAAACAGCATTTTAGCGATAAAATCGAAGAGAATAGTGAGTTGCTCACCGAAATATTAATGAAAGAAATGTCCCAATTCTATAATTATGAATTTGTAAATGAGGAAGCAAAAGAACGTACCACACGATACTTCTATGATTTAGTCAGGATGGTTTCCGAAGGGCTGAAAGATGAAGATGTAAAGGAGCAGGCGTTTAAATGGGGAGAAGGGATTGGCTTTTATTCTGTTGAAAATAATGGTGACCTGGGCAACACCATTAAAGGCGCTACGGTTTATAAAAATGTAATATGGTCGTTTATTTTTGAGGAAGGCAAGAAGATTAACGCTGAACCTGACGACATGCTCCATGTAATCAGTGAGATAGACCATATTTTTAATATGATGGTTCATGGCTTTAGTACTGCTTTTACAAGCAATGCGGAAAAATTATTAAAAGAGTCCCGGGATCTTTATCTAAAAATTTCGGTACCCATTGTTCCTATTACACAAAAGCTGGCTGTCCTGCCGCTGATTGGTGAAATAAATGAAATGCGCTCAGAAACCCTGATCGTTGACACCCTGGATACATGTGTTAATAAAAGACTGGAAACATTGGTTATCGATTTATCCGGAGTAGTGGAGGTAGACCTGATTGGAATCGAAGTGTTATTCAAATTGCTCCGGTCCCTAAACTTGCTGGGTGTCAAACCGGTCATTACTGGGATGAGGGGAGAAATCAGTAAGACCTTCGTAAACCTCGGAATCAATCTTGAAAATATCGCAATTCATAGCAATCTGGAGCAAGCATTAAAGGAATTGGAATTTTTTTAA
- a CDS encoding DUF2243 domain-containing protein encodes MLDGIILHQLLQWHSIYMHTNREGQIFSDGLFHLFVTVVILIAGVLMWQDNTSGRKGSLYTFWGSFLLGAGGFNLVEGIVNHHLLRIHHVRPYSPYSVIYDLSFDGIAILMLGIGWFLYKKGKRIAQSVTTKDRA; translated from the coding sequence ATGCTGGATGGAATTATTCTCCACCAGCTCTTGCAATGGCACAGTATATATATGCATACAAACCGTGAAGGCCAGATTTTCAGTGATGGACTATTTCATTTATTTGTTACGGTTGTCATCTTAATTGCCGGTGTATTAATGTGGCAGGATAATACATCAGGGAGAAAGGGAAGCCTATATACATTTTGGGGCAGTTTTTTGTTAGGTGCCGGAGGTTTTAACCTGGTTGAAGGAATTGTAAATCATCATTTGCTTCGTATTCACCACGTAAGGCCATATAGCCCATACTCGGTTATTTATGATTTAAGTTTTGATGGCATTGCGATTCTGATGCTTGGGATTGGCTGGTTTTTATATAAGAAAGGAAAACGGATCGCCCAGTCAGTAACAACTAAAGACAGAGCTTAA
- a CDS encoding TIGR04053 family radical SAM/SPASM domain-containing protein, translating to MGHPGGHPHGNMGLGPKMDYNENPFIVIWEVTRACQLKCVHCRADAQLTKDPRELNHEEGINLIDQIYDMGNPMLVFSGGDCMMREDLMELADYAVKKGMRVSMVPSATDNVTKEKMKQAKDVGLSRWGFSLDAPNAEIHDAFRGVPGSFDMTIEKIKYLNELEMPLQINTVISRYNYDHLEEMSKLVAELGAVMWYIFLLVPTGRGQEDKCITPAEHEKVFRWLYQLSKTAPYDIKTTAAQHYRRVVLQEKARDHVIDRGEIRYEDTMTMDQEGIIDGLKRAPQGVNDGNGFIFVDHIGDVLPSGLLPIVVGNVREQPLATIYRESDVLKNLRQPDKYKGKCGVCEFNKICGGSRSRTYAVTGDYMESEPYCVYIPKAMRGKEAVTV from the coding sequence ATGGGACACCCAGGCGGACATCCGCATGGGAATATGGGTCTGGGACCGAAAATGGACTATAATGAAAACCCATTTATCGTAATCTGGGAAGTTACAAGGGCTTGCCAGCTGAAATGCGTGCATTGCCGCGCTGATGCTCAATTAACGAAGGATCCACGTGAACTGAATCATGAAGAAGGAATTAATCTTATTGACCAGATTTATGACATGGGCAACCCTATGCTCGTTTTCAGCGGCGGGGATTGTATGATGCGCGAGGATTTGATGGAGCTTGCTGATTACGCTGTCAAAAAAGGTATGCGAGTTTCAATGGTACCAAGTGCTACTGACAATGTTACAAAGGAAAAAATGAAACAGGCAAAAGATGTAGGACTTTCACGCTGGGGCTTTAGCCTTGATGCGCCAAACGCTGAAATTCATGATGCTTTCAGGGGAGTTCCTGGATCATTCGATATGACGATTGAAAAAATTAAATACTTGAACGAGCTTGAAATGCCATTACAAATCAATACAGTTATTTCCCGTTATAATTATGACCATCTAGAAGAAATGTCAAAGCTTGTCGCTGAATTGGGCGCAGTTATGTGGTACATCTTCCTTCTGGTGCCAACAGGACGCGGCCAGGAAGACAAGTGTATTACTCCTGCTGAGCATGAAAAAGTGTTCCGCTGGCTGTATCAGCTTAGTAAAACTGCTCCATATGATATTAAAACGACCGCAGCCCAGCATTACCGCAGGGTTGTTCTTCAGGAAAAAGCCCGTGATCATGTAATTGACCGCGGAGAAATTCGCTATGAAGATACAATGACCATGGACCAGGAAGGCATCATCGACGGCCTGAAGCGTGCCCCTCAAGGCGTAAATGATGGAAATGGCTTTATTTTCGTCGACCATATTGGGGATGTACTGCCAAGCGGACTTCTTCCAATTGTGGTTGGAAACGTCCGTGAGCAGCCGCTTGCAACTATTTATCGAGAATCCGATGTATTGAAAAACCTTCGCCAGCCTGATAAATACAAAGGCAAATGCGGGGTTTGTGAATTCAATAAAATTTGCGGCGGCTCCCGCTCGAGGACATATGCAGTCACAGGTGACTATATGGAAAGCGAACCATATTGCGTATACATTCCAAAAGCAATGCGCGGCAAAGAAGCAGTAACAGTTTAA
- a CDS encoding M42 family metallopeptidase, with the protein MEKGHTDEIVTVLTELVSIPSPTGNTDKAIAFVEKFLGDLGLETNRNRKGGLIASLKGKDDSTHRMLTAHLDTLGAMVKEIKPSGRLKIDLIGGFTFNSIEGEYCTIETSSGKTYTGTILMHQQSVHVYKDAGKAERNQANIEIRIDEKVHSAEEVRTLGIEVGDFVSFDPRVQVTESGYVKSRHLDDKASVAILLELIKKVKTEGIELPYTTHFLFSNNEEIGYGGNSNITPETVEYLAVDMGAMGDGQQTDEYTVSICVKDASGPYHYRLRKKLVQLAEENGIPYKLDIYPYYGSDASAAIKSGHDIVHGLVGPGIDSSHAYERTHRSSLEHTFSLLVEYVQSEMV; encoded by the coding sequence ATGGAAAAAGGACATACGGATGAAATTGTAACTGTTTTGACGGAATTGGTTTCTATTCCAAGCCCAACAGGCAATACAGACAAAGCAATAGCTTTTGTGGAGAAGTTCCTCGGAGATCTTGGTTTGGAAACAAACAGGAATAGAAAAGGCGGGTTAATTGCAAGTCTCAAAGGAAAAGACGACAGCACGCATCGAATGCTGACCGCCCACCTTGATACACTTGGAGCGATGGTTAAGGAAATCAAGCCAAGCGGCCGTCTCAAGATTGATTTGATCGGCGGCTTCACTTTCAATTCAATCGAGGGCGAATACTGTACAATTGAAACAAGCTCAGGAAAAACATATACAGGAACAATCCTGATGCACCAGCAATCCGTCCATGTCTACAAGGATGCCGGCAAAGCAGAACGCAATCAGGCTAATATTGAAATCAGGATTGATGAAAAGGTACATAGCGCCGAGGAAGTACGCACACTTGGAATTGAAGTTGGGGATTTTGTCTCTTTTGATCCACGGGTTCAGGTTACAGAATCCGGCTATGTGAAATCCCGCCATCTGGATGATAAAGCTAGTGTAGCAATCCTCCTTGAGTTAATTAAAAAGGTGAAAACAGAGGGAATTGAACTTCCTTATACCACTCATTTCCTTTTTTCAAATAACGAAGAAATTGGGTATGGCGGCAATTCAAATATTACTCCTGAGACTGTCGAGTACCTTGCTGTCGACATGGGGGCGATGGGTGATGGCCAGCAGACAGATGAATACACTGTATCCATTTGTGTGAAAGATGCAAGTGGTCCATATCATTATCGATTACGAAAAAAACTGGTCCAACTCGCTGAAGAAAACGGAATTCCATACAAACTTGATATTTACCCATATTACGGTTCTGACGCATCAGCAGCAATCAAATCCGGGCATGACATCGTCCACGGACTAGTAGGTCCTGGAATCGATTCATCACATGCATATGAGAGGACACATCGTTCTTCACTTGAACATACCTTCTCCCTTCTAGTTGAATATGTTCAGTCGGAAATGGTTTAA
- the proS gene encoding proline--tRNA ligase — translation MKKEFVKSITAMDVDFAQWYTDVVTKADLIDYSSVRGSMIIRPYGYALWENIRDALDARIKATGHENVYMPLFIPESLLQKEKDHVEGFAPEVAWVTHGGSEQLAERLVVRPTSEVLFCEHYKNIIHSYRDLPKLYNQWANVVRWEKTTRPFLRTLEFLWQEGHTAHETDEDAHEETKKMLDVYADVLENILAIPVIKGQKTEKEKFAGAKFTYTVESLMHDGKALQSATSHHLGNGFAKAFGIQFLDRDGKLQHVHQTSWGFTTRVIGALIMVHGDDRGLVIPPKAAPTQIMIVPIAQHKEGVLDFAYTLKDKLSAAFRVGIDASDKQPGWKFNEYEMKGVPIRLEAGPRDIEKDQVVLVRRDTGEKIVTPLEGLEEKLTSLLDEIQSNLYIRAKDLLEKKTSTATAMEEFKARLEDNPGMIKAMWCGKQECEDKIKEETGATSRCMPFEQEKVSENCVCCGDKAEHLVVWAKAY, via the coding sequence ATGAAAAAGGAATTTGTAAAAAGTATCACTGCAATGGATGTCGATTTTGCGCAATGGTATACCGATGTTGTCACAAAAGCGGACTTGATTGATTATTCATCAGTCAGAGGATCGATGATTATTCGCCCATACGGCTATGCCCTATGGGAAAACATCCGGGATGCACTTGATGCACGCATAAAAGCTACCGGACATGAGAATGTATATATGCCGCTTTTTATTCCTGAGAGCCTGCTTCAAAAAGAAAAGGACCATGTCGAGGGTTTTGCTCCTGAGGTTGCCTGGGTGACACACGGAGGTTCTGAACAATTGGCTGAACGCCTTGTTGTCAGGCCGACTTCCGAAGTTCTTTTTTGCGAGCATTATAAAAATATCATTCATTCCTATAGGGATTTGCCTAAGCTATATAATCAGTGGGCTAACGTGGTAAGGTGGGAAAAAACAACTCGACCGTTCTTGCGTACACTGGAGTTCCTATGGCAGGAGGGGCACACTGCCCACGAAACCGATGAGGATGCGCATGAAGAAACAAAGAAGATGCTTGATGTGTATGCGGATGTACTTGAAAATATCCTGGCAATTCCAGTTATAAAAGGCCAAAAGACCGAGAAGGAAAAGTTTGCTGGTGCTAAATTCACATATACTGTAGAAAGCCTTATGCATGATGGCAAGGCTCTTCAATCAGCGACATCCCATCATCTAGGGAATGGTTTTGCGAAGGCTTTTGGCATTCAATTTTTAGATAGGGATGGGAAGCTGCAGCATGTCCATCAGACGTCTTGGGGCTTCACAACCAGGGTAATTGGTGCGTTAATCATGGTTCATGGTGATGACAGGGGGCTTGTTATCCCGCCAAAGGCAGCGCCAACCCAAATTATGATCGTGCCAATTGCTCAACATAAGGAGGGTGTATTGGACTTTGCCTACACTCTTAAGGATAAATTATCTGCCGCTTTCAGGGTTGGTATTGATGCGAGTGATAAACAACCTGGCTGGAAGTTCAATGAATATGAAATGAAGGGTGTTCCTATCCGGCTGGAAGCAGGTCCCCGTGATATTGAAAAAGATCAGGTTGTCCTCGTTAGAAGGGATACTGGTGAAAAAATTGTTACTCCGCTTGAAGGTCTGGAAGAAAAGCTTACATCACTGCTTGATGAAATTCAGAGCAACCTGTATATAAGGGCGAAGGACTTGCTCGAAAAGAAAACATCTACTGCAACAGCCATGGAAGAATTTAAAGCACGTCTTGAAGACAATCCAGGCATGATTAAGGCAATGTGGTGTGGAAAGCAGGAGTGCGAGGACAAAATCAAGGAAGAAACAGGAGCTACATCAAGGTGCATGCCGTTCGAACAAGAAAAGGTCTCTGAAAACTGTGTTTGCTGCGGTGACAAGGCTGAACACCTGGTAGTCTGGGCAAAGGCTTATTAA
- a CDS encoding manganese catalase family protein — MFYHIKELQFEAKPDRPDPLFAKKVQELIGGQFGEMTVAMQYLFQGWSTRGNEKYKDLLLDIGTEEIGHVEMLATLVARLLDKAPVSEQEEAAKDPLIGAIMGGMNPQHVIVSGLGARPSDSVGNPWMGSYITSSGNLLADFRSNLHAESQGRLQAVRLYEMTDDRGVKDLLSVLIARDAYHQNQWMAAIAELEEIEGKLTPSTFPREKERLDVAYNLYNFSAGEQSATGRWAEGPSLDGQGEYQYVSEPKPEGTKPELAPAPPNVHNTLPLDMEQSKLHKE; from the coding sequence ATGTTTTATCACATTAAAGAACTCCAGTTTGAGGCAAAACCGGACAGGCCGGATCCGTTATTCGCAAAAAAGGTTCAGGAACTCATAGGCGGTCAATTCGGGGAAATGACTGTTGCCATGCAGTACCTTTTCCAGGGCTGGAGTACTCGCGGAAATGAGAAGTACAAAGACCTCCTTCTCGATATTGGGACCGAGGAAATCGGCCACGTAGAAATGCTGGCAACTCTTGTAGCCAGACTCCTTGATAAAGCTCCTGTATCCGAACAGGAGGAAGCAGCTAAAGACCCATTGATTGGTGCCATCATGGGCGGAATGAATCCGCAGCATGTCATTGTATCAGGGCTTGGTGCACGACCTAGTGATAGTGTCGGCAATCCATGGATGGGAAGTTACATTACATCAAGTGGAAACCTTCTAGCCGATTTCCGTTCAAACCTTCATGCAGAATCTCAAGGCCGGCTTCAGGCAGTAAGATTGTATGAAATGACTGATGACCGAGGTGTAAAGGATCTCTTGTCTGTATTAATTGCCCGAGATGCCTATCACCAAAATCAATGGATGGCAGCTATTGCTGAGCTTGAGGAGATTGAAGGCAAATTGACACCAAGTACATTCCCACGCGAGAAGGAGCGGCTTGATGTCGCCTACAATCTTTATAACTTCTCTGCTGGCGAGCAAAGTGCCACAGGGCGCTGGGCCGAGGGGCCAAGTCTGGACGGCCAGGGCGAGTATCAGTATGTGAGTGAGCCAAAGCCGGAAGGAACGAAACCGGAGCTAGCTCCTGCCCCGCCAAATGTCCATAACACCCTTCCTCTTGATATGGAACAAAGCAAACTTCATAAAGAATAA
- a CDS encoding C40 family peptidase, with translation MKKQLTTSAIAAGILFSTFSGQASASEIYKVKSGDSLWKISKNYNLTISQLKQWNSLSGDTIYVNQSLKVSAPESTTSTVKASSATYTVKSGDTLWEISRDYNTTVSKLKSLNGLSGDTIYVGQVLKVEGTASVASAPTVTSTSTSTSTSTSTYTVKSGDTLSEIAVDFKTTVSAIKSLNNLSSDTIYVGQTLKVSGTASYTPVRTATVQTSSTVDALIAEAKKHLGSPYLWGGNTPAGFDCSGYLKYVFAKVGVTIPRTVATIWDATKPVSSLKVGDLVFYTTYKAGPSHAGIYLGNNKFIHASSSGVMITDMSNSYWKPRYLGARTAL, from the coding sequence ATGAAAAAACAACTTACAACTTCAGCCATTGCAGCAGGAATTCTTTTTAGTACATTTAGTGGACAAGCTAGCGCTTCTGAAATATATAAAGTGAAATCTGGGGACAGCCTTTGGAAAATCTCGAAAAATTATAATCTGACAATCTCTCAATTAAAACAGTGGAATTCACTATCGGGTGACACAATCTATGTAAATCAATCACTTAAAGTATCAGCCCCCGAATCAACTACTTCAACTGTAAAAGCCTCTTCAGCTACTTATACAGTTAAATCTGGTGATACATTATGGGAAATTTCGAGAGACTATAACACAACTGTCAGCAAGTTAAAATCTCTAAATGGCCTATCCGGTGACACAATCTATGTTGGCCAGGTATTAAAAGTTGAAGGTACAGCCTCAGTTGCTTCAGCACCGACAGTTACAAGCACTTCAACATCAACATCAACATCAACATCAACGTATACAGTAAAATCAGGCGATACATTGTCAGAGATCGCGGTAGATTTTAAAACGACTGTATCCGCAATTAAATCTCTCAACAACCTTTCAAGTGATACCATTTATGTTGGGCAAACTTTGAAGGTTTCTGGAACAGCATCATATACTCCAGTTAGAACAGCAACTGTACAAACTTCATCCACTGTTGATGCTTTAATCGCGGAAGCGAAAAAACATCTTGGCTCACCATATCTTTGGGGCGGAAATACTCCTGCTGGATTTGACTGCAGCGGCTATCTGAAATATGTTTTCGCAAAGGTTGGCGTTACAATTCCGCGTACAGTTGCAACTATCTGGGATGCAACAAAACCAGTCTCTTCTTTAAAAGTGGGGGATCTCGTTTTCTACACAACCTATAAGGCTGGTCCTTCCCATGCTGGTATTTATCTGGGAAATAATAAATTCATTCACGCTTCTTCTTCAGGTGTAATGATTACTGATATGTCTAACTCCTATTGGAAGCCTCGTTATTTGGGTGCAAGGACTGCTTTGTAA
- a CDS encoding DUF948 domain-containing protein, with protein MFIVYVSIAIFLAAICYLGFSAFKTLKASKPAINQLNETIARIQRKVDTIKVETTYLTESQQEIKEDIDYKKEAIQFTTEAGKRTLNTFKKLVKIKPLSKASQKKKSRGPAY; from the coding sequence ATGTTCATCGTTTATGTAAGTATAGCTATTTTTCTGGCTGCAATTTGTTATCTTGGGTTTTCAGCATTTAAAACACTGAAAGCATCAAAGCCAGCCATTAACCAATTGAATGAAACGATTGCCAGGATTCAGCGCAAAGTTGATACGATAAAAGTCGAAACTACGTATTTAACTGAAAGCCAGCAGGAGATCAAGGAAGATATCGACTATAAAAAAGAAGCAATTCAATTCACTACCGAGGCCGGTAAAAGGACTCTCAATACCTTTAAGAAACTGGTTAAAATCAAACCGCTGTCAAAAGCATCCCAAAAAAAGAAGTCTAGGGGACCTGCATATTAA
- the corA gene encoding magnesium/cobalt transporter CorA — MIRTISFGENGILQENAPIEALLNKKSWYWIDFNNPTDDEVTRLASPLNFHPLAIEDCLHRKQRPKLDYYEGYTFFVAHSINQETLEKEEVNIFLGEKYIVTFHKHPSPEISEIWRRVLTSKNQDTYSPSLVLYHILDQLVDNYFPPLYRIEDHLNDMDEAYTGGSTEDLLKEVFDIRKDLLVLRHTVAPTRDLVYRMLNSQKLTELQLKSAYFSDIHDHLLKLTDLVDSNRELTKDIRDSVLSMNSHETNRVMKVLTVITTIFMPLTFIAGIYGMNFEYMPETAWKYGYFASLGVMGLIALSMFLFFWRKGWFK, encoded by the coding sequence ATGATACGGACAATTTCCTTTGGAGAAAACGGCATTTTACAAGAAAATGCTCCAATAGAAGCTTTATTAAATAAGAAATCTTGGTACTGGATAGATTTTAATAACCCAACGGACGATGAAGTAACCAGGCTTGCCAGCCCGCTTAATTTCCATCCCCTTGCAATTGAGGACTGCCTGCACAGAAAGCAGCGACCGAAGCTGGATTATTATGAGGGCTACACTTTTTTCGTCGCCCATTCGATTAACCAGGAAACTCTTGAAAAAGAGGAAGTCAACATCTTCCTTGGTGAAAAATATATTGTCACCTTTCATAAGCATCCCTCCCCGGAAATTAGCGAGATATGGCGGAGGGTTCTTACATCAAAAAACCAGGATACCTATAGCCCGTCCCTCGTTCTTTATCACATTCTGGATCAATTGGTTGATAATTACTTTCCGCCCCTTTACAGGATAGAAGATCATTTGAATGATATGGATGAGGCTTATACAGGAGGTTCTACAGAAGACTTGTTAAAGGAAGTTTTTGATATCCGGAAAGACTTGCTGGTACTGCGTCATACTGTTGCTCCGACAAGGGACTTGGTATACAGGATGCTCAACTCTCAAAAGCTTACCGAGCTTCAGCTCAAGTCTGCCTATTTCTCTGATATTCATGACCACCTGCTGAAACTGACGGATTTAGTTGACTCAAATCGGGAATTGACAAAAGATATTAGGGATAGCGTGCTGTCGATGAATTCACATGAAACTAACCGGGTGATGAAGGTTTTAACCGTGATCACAACGATTTTCATGCCACTGACTTTTATTGCCGGTATTTATGGTATGAATTTCGAGTATATGCCTGAAACTGCCTGGAAGTATGGTTATTTTGCATCTTTAGGGGTTATGGGTTTGATCGCCTTATCCATGTTCCTGTTTTTCTGGAGGAAGGGCTGGTTTAAGTAG